The following proteins are encoded in a genomic region of Gossypium hirsutum isolate 1008001.06 chromosome D05, Gossypium_hirsutum_v2.1, whole genome shotgun sequence:
- the LOC121217850 gene encoding amino acid permease 3 — translation MKMGEEVLPKGGTKCYDDDGRLKRSGTVWTASAHIITAVIGSGVLSLAWATAQLGWVAGPLVMILFSFVTYFTSTLLAACYRSGDPVNGKRNYTYMDAVRSNLGGFKVKICGWVQYLNLFGVAIGYTIASSISMMAIKRSNCFHASGGKNPCHMNSNPYMIAFGIVEIIFSQIPDFDQLWWLSIVAAVMSFTYSTIGLGLGIGKVAETGTIRGSLTGISVGTVTQTQKIWRSFQALGDIAFAYSYSLILIEIQDTLKAPPAESKTMKKATLISVGVTTLFYMLCGCMGYAAFGDLSPGNLLTGFGFYNPFWLLDIANAAIVIHLVGAYQVYCQPLFAFIEKSATERFPDSEFITKDIKIPIPGFRPYNLNLFRLVWRTIFVIITTLISMLLPFFNDIVGLLGALGFWPLTVYFPVEMYISQKKIPKWSTRWVCLQILSIACLFITIAAAAGSIAGVVLDLKSFKPFATVY, via the exons ATGAAG ATGGGGGAGGAAGTTCTTCCAAAAGGTGGGACCAAGTGCTATGATGACGATGGCCGCCTCAAGCGATCTG GAACCGTGTGGACCGCTAGTGCACATATTATTACAGCAGTCATTGGTTCCGGGGTCCTGTCACTGGCTTGGGCCACGGCTCAGTTGGGATGGGTCGCTGGTCCATTGGTGatgattttgttttcttttgtaaCTTACTTCACCTCCACTCTTCTTGCTGCTTGTTACCGCTCTGGTGACCCTGTTAACGGCAAGCGAAACTATACTTACATGGATGCTGTCCGATCAAATCTTG GTGGGTTTAAAGTTAAGATTTGTGGGTGGGTTCAATACTTGAACCTTTTTGGAGTTGCCATTGGGTACACCATTGCATCATCAATTAGCATGAT GGCTATCAAAAGGTCGAATTGCTTCCATGCTAGTGGTGGCAAAAATCCATGCCATATGAATAGCAACCCTTATATGATTGCTTTTGGCATTGTTGAAatcattttctctcaaattcccGACTTTGATCAACTATGGTGGCTCTCCATTGTTGCTGCTGTCATGTCTTTCACCTACTCTACAATTGGACTTGGCCTTGGTATTGGTAAAGTAGCAG AAACTGGGACAATTAGGGGAAGCCTGACTGGAATCAGTGTTGGAACTGTGACTCAAACCCAAAAAATATGGAGGAGTTTCCAGGCACTTGGAGACATTGCTTTTGCCTATTCATACTCCCTTATACTCATTGAAATTCAG GACACCCTTAAGGCTCCACCAGCAGAATCAAAGACAATGAAGAAAGCAACCTTGATAAGTGTTGGAGTGACGACCTTGTTTTACATGTTGTGTGGTTGCATGGGCTATGCTGCTTTTGGAGACTTGTCACCTGGAAACCTTTTAACTGGTTTTGGATTTTATAACCCGTTTTGGCTCCTTGATATTGCCAATGCTGCCATTGTGATTCACCTTGTTGGTGCATATCAAGTTTACTGTCAACCTCTTTTCGCCTTCATTGAGAAAAGCGCGACCGAGCGGTTTCCGGACAGTGAATTCATTACCAAAGATATCAAGATCCCGATCCCGGGTTTTCGCCCTTACAATCTCAACTTGTTCCGATTGGTTTGGAGGACAATTTTTGTGATCATTACAACATTGATCTCCATGCTTCTTCCTTTCTTTAATGACATTGTTGGACTCCTTGGGGCACTTGGATTTTGGCCATTAACAGTTTATTTCCCAGTTGAGATGTACATTTCACAAAAGAAGATACCTAAGTGGAGCACAAGATGGGTTTGTCTTCAAATCCTTAGCATTGCTTGTCTCTTTATCACCATTGCCGCAGCTGCCGGTTCGATTGCCGGGGTTGTTCTCGATCTCAAGTCGTTCAAGCCCTTTGCGACAGTATACTAG
- the LOC121217851 gene encoding protein KRTCAP2 homolog gives MLLEILYLYISKFLRIGRATKRIRALLGFKRLLVMAGSGSSMLYSFLLFTVILSLQEMYRGKLASSELFTILGGFISSLLFLVLLTFIGNFQEASGVKTGWGAVILAEAVSLIAASTVHRVCITTCFLFSVGLLYEVNKISAVTVSKIESKAKRH, from the exons ATGCTACTGGAAATATTATATctatatataagtaaatttttACGCATCGGCAGAGCGACAAAGAGGATCAGGGCATTGCTAGGGTTTAAAAG ATTGTTAGTCATGGCTGGATCAGGAAGTTCGATGCtgtattcatttcttttatttactgtCATTCTTTCACTCCAAGAAATGTATCGAGGGAAGTTAGCATCGTCGGAGCTTTTTACAATACTTGGAGGATTCATCAGCTCcctcttgtttcttgtgttactAACA TTCATTGGGAATTTCCAGGAAGCAAGTGGAGTGAAGACCGGCTGGGGTGCTG TCATATTAGCAGAAGCTGTATCCCTGATTGCTGCTAGCACTGTCCACCGAGTGTGTATCACAACATG TTTCTTGTTCTCGGTTGGGTTACTTTATGAGGTCAACAAGATTTCAGCAGTGACTGTTTCTAAAATTGAATCGAAAGCAAAGAGGCACTGA